GATGCGGCAGTTCTGCGCCGGGGCCTCGCTGCTGCCGACCCGGGCGGACCTCACCGCGAGCGGCATCGACTTCGCCGTGCGCCCCGAGCTCTCACCGGTGTTCGTCGGGCAGGCGTCGAGCGTGCAGGCTAAGGATTCGGGCCAGGTCACCTCGCCGTCGATGTCGAAGATCATCACGGTGCTGCAGGACCAGCTCGAGCAGGCCTTCGTCGGCGGACAGAGCACCACGGACACGCTCTCGGCGATGACGACAGGGATCGCAGCCGCGACGGCCGGGTCATGACCGCGGCCGTGGGCCTGGGCGCGGGCGCAGCCGCCGCTGCGGCCGTGTCTGGCGCGCCTTCCGCATCGGACGCGCGCACGGCGAGCCCCCGCCACCGCGGCCGCAGCCGTGCCCGCGAATCGCTGGCCGGGTACGCCTTCCTCACCCCGAACCTCCTGCTGCTCGGCGTCTTCGTCATCGTGCCGCTGGTGTCGGCAGTGGTCATCAGCTTCCAGCGCACCGACGGTTTCGGCGCCGGCACGTTCACCGGCATCGACAACTACGCGCGGCTCGCCACGGACCCGGTGTTCTGGCGGTCCACCCTCAACACGGCACTGTTCACCGCGATCGTCACCCCTCTGTCGATGCTGCTGGGCCTCGGAGCGGCCGTGCTGATGAACTCGGTGCTTCCGGCGCGTGGGTTGTTCCGCAGCATCCTGATCCTGCCGATGGCGATCTCAGGGGTCGCGACGGCGCTCATCGGCGTGCTGGTGTTCGACCAGAAC
Above is a genomic segment from Subtercola boreus containing:
- a CDS encoding carbohydrate ABC transporter permease — its product is MTAAVGLGAGAAAAAAVSGAPSASDARTASPRHRGRSRARESLAGYAFLTPNLLLLGVFVIVPLVSAVVISFQRTDGFGAGTFTGIDNYARLATDPVFWRSTLNTALFTAIVTPLSMLLGLGAAVLMNSVLPARGLFRSILILPMAISGVATALIGVLVFDQNNGVLDKLLKAVGLPAVEWQSGGAAAFASVVIVTLWWRVGFNMLIYLAGLQGISPELYEAARLDGAGGWQRFRFVTVPLVGPSSFFLLIMNVIYSFQVFDIVFVLTGGGPQNATSVLVTYAYNNGFVTRDQGYAAAIGVVLLVLTLVFTAVQWRVSRTRDLVD